Proteins encoded in a region of the Perognathus longimembris pacificus isolate PPM17 chromosome 11, ASM2315922v1, whole genome shotgun sequence genome:
- the C11H1orf68 gene encoding skin-specific protein 32, protein MCDQQKQPQFPPSCVKGSGLSSGQGVGGASVTFQAPSQAPAVYVPGPAPVPAQTYVKYQVPCQTYVKCPPPCQTKTYVKCPPPCQTTSVKCPPPCQTTSVKCPPPCQTTSVKCPPPCQTTYVKYPAPCQTQTYYVQYSSPGQTYYTQGSAAGGSGSQGCCVPDPCSAPCSTSYCCLAPRTFGVSPLRRWVQRPQGCSTGCCEDSGCCSSGCASSGCCSSGCCGSGCCSSGCCGSGFRCLGIIPMRSRGPACCDHGDDCCDTGDDCCC, encoded by the exons ATGTGTGACCAGCAGAAGCAGCCACAATTCCCTCCATCTTGTGTGAAAGGCTCGGGACTGAGCTCTGGGCAAGGTGTCGGTGGCGCCTCTGTGACCTTCCAGGCTCCATCTCAGGCTCCAGCGGTCTACGTTCCAGGGCCTGC CCCAGTGCCAGCTCAAACCTATGTGAAATACCAAGTTCCATGCCAGACCTACGTAAAGTGCCCACCTCCATGCCAGACCAAAACCTATGTGAAGTGCCCCCCTCCCTGCCAGACGACCTCTGTGAAGTGCCCCCCTCCCTGCCAGACGACCTCTGTGAAGTGCCCCCCTCCCTGCCAGACGACCTCTGTGAAGTGCCCCCCTCCCTGCCAGACGACCTACGTCAAATACCCAGCTCCCTGCCAGACCCAGACATACTATGTCCAGTACTCTTCTCCTGGCCAGACCTACTACACTCAAGGCTCCGCAGCAGGTGGCTCCGGCTCCCAGGGCTGCTGTGTCCCTGACCCCTGCTCTGCTCCCTGCTCCACCAGTTACTGCTGCCTGGCCCCTCGGACCTTTGGGGTGAGTCCTCTGAGACGCTGGGTCCAGAGACCCCAAGGCTGTAGCACAGGATGCTGTGAAGATTCTGGGTGCTGCAGCTCTGGATGTGCCAGCTCTGGGTGCTGCAgctctgggtgctgtggctctggCTGCTGCAgctctgggtgctgtggctctggGTTCCGCTGTTTAGGGATTATCCCCATGAGATCCAGAGGTCCTGCCTGCTGTGACCACGGAGATGACTGCTGCGACACCGGAGATGATTGCTGCTGTTAA